In Nitrospira sp., the DNA window GAGCTTGTTTCGGAGCCTGAGCCTTGACCGGCGGTTTCTGGAGCACGGGTTGAGCGGGCTCTGCGCCGCCACCCAGATAGGGTTCAACCAGCTGCATGGCTCCATCCGGGTCCATGGCAACGTAGCCGACTCCTCCCACCAGCAGGAGCAGTAGAATCCAGAGCAACGGCTTGTTGCCGGATCGCTTCGGCGAGTTCATCGGCGGCGCCGGGGGCGGCACCGATTCATCCAGGTCTTCCTCGGTGAATTCCAGATCCGGCTCCGGTTGACTTGCGAACAGGAGATGCCAGTTCGTCCACTCGCTGCGTATGGCAGGAATGCCCGTAGATGAAACCATCGGAGGACCTCCTCATTCGAAACAAAGGCGCGGGTCTGTTACTCGTAGGTACTTATCACCCGTCCCACAGCCTGTCAATTTTGTTCGACAAAGCGGCAGAGGGCATGAAGGTTCCGCGACAAGGACCGGCCGGCCGGGAGTCTGTCCGACATGACCGTTCTACTGCGGCAAACGATCCACGATCATCTGCGTCGTTCTCGGCCCGAAAAAGTCCTCAACATATCCCAGCGAGTACGCTTCCGGGTTTTCCGTGCCTGCGCCCGCAGAGGCGGAGCGCGTGAGGGGTGACTTGTTGCGCAAGGGCTTGCAAGTTCGAACATCCTCGTTGCAGAATCGCCCACCACCCTGAATGTGACGACGATGAAGTCCTATCGAGAAGAACTCTGGTTTGAAACCAAGACCAGGCGCGCATACGTGAACATTACGCCGCAGGTCGAGGCCGTGGTGGGGAAAAGCGGGGTGCGGGAGGGGATGGTGCTGGTGAATGCCATGCACATCACCGCCAGCGTGTATATCAACGACGACGAGGCGGGGCTGCTGCGCGACTATGACGATTTTCTTGAGCGCCTCGCCCCGCACGAGGCGACGTACCGCCACAACGATACCGGGGAAGACAACGGCGATGCGCACATCAAGCGTCAGCTCATGGGGCGGGAGGTGGTGGTCGCGATTACAGATGGGAAGCTGGACTTCGGGCCGTGGGAACAAATATTTTACGGAGAGTTTGATGGACGGCGGCGCAAGCGTGTGCTGGTGAAGGTCATCGGGGAGTGATGCCTCAAAGCGCTGTCGGTCAGATGACTCCGACAGACCCTCCAGTAAGATCGATGAAGAACCGCATTCGCGCTTGCCACGTTCTGGAAAGTTTGGCAACATGGACCACAGGATGAACACAGACCATTCAGTAAGACTGTATATCGACATGGGAGGCCGGCCATGTTGAGTTGGTCACGACCGGATCCGCTGACGAGGGATTTGATTCATTTGATCAACGCCCGTCGCCATGACCATGGGGATACGGATGCTGCGATCGATACCCTGCAAGCGTTTATCGAGCAGGGACGCGAGCAGGATCTGTTGACCGTCCTGGCCGCGCTCGACGAGGAGATGGCGGAGTGGATGTTTGATTTGGTGGCGGAGGCCTCGTGTGCCGTCATCATGGACGGGCCGGATGACGACAAGGGTGCGTATGCCTTGATGGCCGCATTGGAGTTACCGCTCCAAGCCAACCTGGGGTTGCCGCTCGGATTGAAGATCGACCCCGTTGCGACGGCGGATCTGTTGCATCGACATTTGCAGATTCCGGCCGGTGTGGTCGTGCGGGTGGAACCCCGTCTCCTGACCGACGCGACCCTCGAAGGATTGACCCTCCAGACGTTGAACGAACATCTCGTGAGTATTGCGGATTCTCAGCGCACTCAGGCGATTGCATCGCGTCTCCATCCGCCGGTTGAAAACACGGCGTTTCTGTTCTTTCAATTGATCGGCCTGCCTGATCCCGGCCTGCCGGATTCGCTCGAGGAACCGGAGCGTCGGGCGCTGCTGGAAGGGCTCGTCGCGCAATGCGCCGAGCTGGCGCTGGCCCCGGACACGTTGGAGGTGCCGGTCTATGCGTCGTATGCGTTGTTCGACGCGCAGAATGCCGTGCGATTGCACCGGTTGGCCGACGAAACCGCCGCAGTCTGGCGGGATTTGGATCCCATGGTACGGGCGCGCACGATCGTCCATCTGCACACGCAATGCGGCAACGGCGTGTATATGCCGGTCTGGACCGATCTCTTCGATCCGGAGTTGCCGGAGGACCACGGTCCCGTGTGGACGTCGCCCGACGTATGGGTGTTCACGGCCGACCTCCCGATCGAATGGCCGGGGGAAATGCTGACCAATCGATTGCTGGCTGAAGGGTGTACCCGCTTCGAGAACCACATCGTCGAAGCGCCCGAGAATTGAGCGGCGGTTACCGGACGATCCCATGTGTGCCGCCCCGCCGCACGCGTCGAAGCGACAATGGGAAGCCGCTTCCCACATCCCGCTGATCGGGCAGGATCGATTTCACATCCCGTAGGAGCTCCTTGGCTGGCCCATCCCGACTCGCTTCCGTCGTGATCGTAACAGTACTCAGTTGTGTGGTGTTGGGCGCAGTCTGGAGCCTGGTGCTCTATACGCTGCCGCAGAGCGACCTGGCCCCCGAGCCGACACCGGTGTTCTCCCCGACGCAACCTGCGACACCTTCTGCTCCGGCACATACCGGTGTTCAAGCCCAGCCGACCCCGGAGCCGGTTTCGCAACCGGTGGTGGTGCGGGAACCGGCGCCGGTCGTACAAACCGAAGCCCGCGAACATCCTCCGGCTGAACCTGTGCGTGCGCCGTTCGGAAGGGATCTGAAATGCGACCTGGAAATCGAGGCGTTGTGCCCCGAGGAGGAAGGGGAGCGGCGCGCCTGTCTGCAACGCAAGGCGGCAGAACTCTCCGCCCCATGCCGGCCGATGCTACGGGAACGGCTCGTGCGGATGAAAGAGGCGATGCAACAGCTGCGTATGGCCTGTGAGGCGGATCGAAGGCAGTTCTGTCGGGAGGTGCCGCTCGGCGGCGGGGCGTTGGTGCAGTGTCTGGAATCTCATGCCCAGGAAGTCTCGGACCAGTGTTTTCAACTCCTGCCGAAACGGGGTCGGTTGCTCAACTAGCCCGCATGAGGCTCCCCTTCGGGTCGCGCAGCAAAAAACGCATGGTGAGACCGGCCACTTCCACCACATCTCCGTTGCGAAGCGCGTGTTCCCCCTGAATGTGCCGGCCGTTCACGAGAATACGTTTTCCGCTCTCGGTCTGGCTCACCACGTATCCTTCGCCGCGCCGGCTGATCATCGCGGCTGTTTTCGGCGCAAACCACCCGGTCAAGGTGATGACAGCGTCGTCCTGCGCGCCGATCAGCGACACGTGTTTCGTCAGGTGATACTGTGCGTGCCCGCTCTTTCCCGAGAGAATCTCCACCACGCCGATTTTCTGTTCCGCCTGCGGGCGCTCGCCGCCCATCGGACGCGACACCACCATCGTTTCGTCGGTGAGCAGGCTCTCGCCGGTGCCGGCCGTGTCCGCCGTGATCGGGTGCACATCACGAAAAATCAACCGGTGTGTGCCGAGACGAATGCTGTCGGCGTCGCGTAGTTGTCGCCGGTCGATTTTCTGCTCGTTCACGAATGTGCCGTTGGTGCTGGTCAGATCTTCGAGAAACAGCACTTGCTGCACCTGGACGATCCGGGCATGGTGGGCGGAGACCGCGAGGTCGTCCAGGCAGAGATCGTTGTCGTGCTTTCGCCCGATCGTGAACGGCGTGCGCGAGACCTCGAGTTCTCGTGTGCCGCCCTGCGGCACCTTCACGAGGAGCGTGGGTGATGTTGGGTGGTGCTGGGACATGGTCGCTCCTTAGGATGATTCGGTGGTCGGTGCGGAGAACAACTGTGCGCACATGCGATACCACATGCCCGGCTTGCGCTG includes these proteins:
- a CDS encoding FHA domain-containing protein, which codes for MSQHHPTSPTLLVKVPQGGTRELEVSRTPFTIGRKHDNDLCLDDLAVSAHHARIVQVQQVLFLEDLTSTNGTFVNEQKIDRRQLRDADSIRLGTHRLIFRDVHPITADTAGTGESLLTDETMVVSRPMGGERPQAEQKIGVVEILSGKSGHAQYHLTKHVSLIGAQDDAVITLTGWFAPKTAAMISRRGEGYVVSQTESGKRILVNGRHIQGEHALRNGDVVEVAGLTMRFLLRDPKGSLMRAS
- a CDS encoding YjbQ family protein; the protein is MKSYREELWFETKTRRAYVNITPQVEAVVGKSGVREGMVLVNAMHITASVYINDDEAGLLRDYDDFLERLAPHEATYRHNDTGEDNGDAHIKRQLMGREVVVAITDGKLDFGPWEQIFYGEFDGRRRKRVLVKVIGE